A single window of Crassostrea angulata isolate pt1a10 chromosome 8, ASM2561291v2, whole genome shotgun sequence DNA harbors:
- the LOC128160166 gene encoding transient receptor potential cation channel subfamily M member 3-like isoform X1: MFPMRDLSPTVSMEPSPGVRSSLPLHVSPSSGSFSSFTSLWDGLRNLRNSVVSEEKRETSWIEKTFYKRECTYFIPDTDDPDRCCCGRPAHWHGDDIDEVASSNESWLPGLHTAHAPTDAFGTIEFQGTNHPTKAQYVRMSTIDTKSEAVLKLLQKQWGLDLPNLIITMHGGMANFDLSPKMKRSFRKGLVKFAKTTGAWVFTSGVKTGVTRHVSAAFGEGRSKQFKRKLVTIGVVPWGVLANKEQLVGRNITCSHHHGKTAYVQSTLDSHHAYFLLADNGTEGEYGAEVIFRRRIERHLYQQKVSKGINIPMVCVVLEGGMNTIRAVLEYVTDKPPVPVIVCAGSGRAADLISFAYQNATKDGKLPDRLKVILVDAIQDTFTCTEEQAKELCLEITVCLQRKNLITVVNLADENQELDMLILTSILKGTCSSISEQLRLALMWDRVDLAQDYILDRENGQINEPLESVMMEALINDKVDFVKLLLETGVSLHSFLTVNRLEELYNINPQCQFNPVRYFIKGLRKNLFPNYRYTLLDIGLIIDSLMGGAFKSMYSQKEFRQKYVAMRRISSSSSSTTTSRKSMMKQTSYLSDMASSNLFQYPFHDLMLWAVLMNRQQMALFMWQQGEGAMAKALVASNLYKRMAQEADADVLESGISGHLMENAQEFMKLALEFLGHCYHIDVDYTQQLLTDDLINFSNATCITLAVDVMHYDFVAHNCCQNLINDIWMGGLQTRKNSSIKVIAGILFPPFLAMLDYKSKKQLKFMPQTAEEHLEDTVEDEDSDENEENDSYDLDDDSIQQASPVKTLATSSSMPKLSDALKAGQKPPMIRSMSMHIDNQRRLSRQELKSLQKIANEKQRGCNVSVHLKKPLKLTKMTHKFYTAPITKFWFYLITYIAFLVAFSYTVLVRTLPTPAWPEIFVMAYLVSFAAEKCWELAVLVPGPLKIKLRVFASFYWNLWDAVAIVWFTIGVILRFNPSTLNASRIVYTLNIVFFYIRILGILSVNKALGAYSKIIGKLLKHMSYFSIIMFIVTACFGVIRQAVHFQNEEWSWFMLRSVFFYPYWMIYGEIFKEEIDTCTDTDNYPGGCTYGSWVSPLAMFVFLLVIFILLVNLLIARFNATCIRVIPRVREIWKYQRYNVILKYKLSSLLPPPLAVFSLIYQGIKYLIWKCRGREDFCDHGLKIYLTDEEKDKLHEFELQCLEDYVRHKENKLQTSANKRISAISERVTEISAQMDDVTVQEKSFRHTLQLADQGVSKLEEIFLKNHEIVKLMGHMVPGFDEFAQSPSRQ; this comes from the exons atgtttcCAATGAGGGATTTAAGCCCAACGGTAAGCATGGAGCCGAGCCCCGGGGTACGGAGTTCCTTGCCCCTACATGTATCACCTAGTTCAGGCAGCTTTTCCAGCTTTACATCTTTATGGGATGGATTACGCAATCTTCGAAATAGTGTTGTTTCCGAAGAAAAG agaGAAACGTCATGGATAGAGAAAACATTTTACAAGCGGGAATGCACATATTTTATTCCGGATACAGATGACCCCGACAG gTGTTGCTGTGGACGACCGGCCCATTGGCATGGCGACGACATCGATGAAGTAGCGTCCTCTAACGAGAGTTGGTTGCCAGGGTTACACACCGCGCATGCCCCGACTGATGCTTTTGGAACCATTGAGTTCCAGGGCACCAATCACCCCACGAAGGCCCAG TACGTTAGAATGTCCACAATTGACACAAAATCGGAGGCGGTTTTAAAACTTCTTCAAAAGCAGTGGGGACTGGACCTACCAAATctcatcataactatgcatGGGGGCATGGCGAATTTCGATCTGTCACCAAAAATGAAACGCTCATTCCGAAAAGGCCTGGTCAAGTTTGCCAAGACAACAGGGGCCTGGGTCTTTACTAGCGGGGTCAAAACGG GTGTGACCAGGCATGTCAGTGCCGCCTTTGGAGAGGGCCGATCCAAACAGTTCAAACGGAAGCTGGTCACTATTGGCGTGGTGCCGTGGGGCGTGTTGGCAAACAAGGAACAACTCGTCGGCAGAAAT ATCACGTGTTCACATCACCACGGAAAGACAGCTTACGTCCAGTCGACTCTCGACAGTCACCACGCTTACTTCCTGTTGGCTGATAACGGGACGGAAGGAGAATACGGGGCGGAAGTTATATTCCGTAGAAGAATCGAGCGCCATCTATATCAGCAAAAAGTTTCAAAAG GAATCAATATTCCTATGGTTTGTGTGGTGCTAGAGGGCGGAATGAACACAATCAGGGCGGTGTTAGAATACGTTACCGACAAACCACCAGTTCCTGTCATCGTCTGCGCAGGAAGTGGGCGTGCCGCAGACCTCATCTCATTTGCATACCAAAACGCAACAAAAGACGG AAAACTTCCAGACAGATTGAAGGTTATTCTAGTGGATGCTATACAAGACACGTTCACGTGTACCGAGGAGCAAGCAAAGGAGCTATGTCTGGAAATCACCGTGTGTCTACAGAGGAAAAATCTG ATAACAGTTGTAAACCTCGCAGACGAAAATCAAGAATTGGATATGTTGATTCTGACATCAAtattaaaag GGACATGCAGTAGTATATCCGAGCAGTTGCGCCTCGCTTTGATGTGGGACAGAGTTGACCTCGCGCAGGATTACATCTTGGATAGAGAAAATGGTCAAATA AACGAGCCCCTGGAGTCGGTTATGATGGAGGCCCTCATCAACGACAAAGTGGACTTCGTGAAGCTGTTACTGGAGACCGGCGTCAGCCTGCACTCGTTTCTAACGGTCAATAGACTGGAGGAACTCTACAACATCAAC CCACAGTGCCAGTTTAACCCTGTCCGATATTTTATCAAAGGATTACGAaag aacCTTTTTCCAAACTATCGGTACACTTTACTGGACATTGGACTTATAATTGACAGCTTGATGGGCGGGGCCTTCAAATCCATGTATTCTCAGAAAGAATTCCGTCAGAAATACGTTGCGATGCGAAGAATT AGTTCTAGCAGTAGTAGCACAACCACTAGCAGAAAGTCGATGATGAAGCAGACGTCTTATTTGAGTGACATGGCCAGCTCTAATTTATTCCAGTACCCTTTCCATGACCTCATGCTGTGGGCGGTGCTTATGAACCGTCAACAGATGGCGCTGTTTATGTGGCAACAAGGCGAAGGGGCAATGGCTAAG GCCCTGGTTGCTTCCAATCTGTACAAAAGAATGGCCCAGGAAGCAGACGCCGACGTGTTAGAAAGCGGCATCTCGGGACATTTAATGGAAAACGCACA AGAGTTTATGAAGCTGGCCCTTGAATTTCTGGGTCACTGCTACCATATCGATGTCGACTATACCCAGCAACTCCTCACTGATGACCTGATAAACTTTTCGAACGCGACCTGCATCACTTTGGCAGTTGACGTCATGCATTATGACTTCGTCGCTCATAACTGCTGCCAGAACCTCATCAATGATATTTGGATGGGAGGTCTGCAGACAAGGAAAAACAGCAGTATTAAA GTGATTGCAGGCATCTTGTTCCCTCCGTTTTTGGCAATGTTGGATTATAAGTCGAAAAAACAGCTCAAGTTCATGCCTCAGACAGCGGAAGAGCACCTGGAAGACACTGTGGAAGATGAAGACAGCGATGAAAATGAGGAGAACGATAGCTATGATCTGGATGATGACAGCATACAGCAG GCTTCACCAGTGAAAACTCTGGCAACATCCAGCTCTATGCCCAAACTGAGCGATGCACTGAAAGCTGGACAGAAACCGCCCATGATCCGATCAATG AGCATGCACATTGACAACCAGAGAAGGCTCAGTCGCCAGGAACTAAAGTCACTACAGAAGATCGCCAACGAGAAACAACGGGGTTGTAACGTTTCGGTCCACCTTAAAAAGCCTCTCAAACTCACCAAAATGACTCACAAATTCTACACCGCTCCCATTACTAAATTCTGGTTTTACTTG ATAACGTATATCGCTTTCTTGGTGGCGTTTAGCTATACCGTTCTCGTTAGAACGTTGCCGACACCTGCATGGCCCGAGATCTTTGTGATGGCCTACCTTGTCTCTTTTGCGGCCGAGAAATGTTGGGAG TTGGCAGTATTAGTCCCCGGTCCACTGAAGATAAAACTGCGAGTGTTCGCCAGTTTTTACTGGAACCTGTGGGACGCGGTAGCCATCGTTTGGTTTACCATCGGGGTCATCTTAAGGTTCAACCCCTCCACCCTGAACGCTTCACGGATTGTGTATACGTTGAACATTGTGTTCTTCTACATAAGGATCCTGGGAATTTTGTCCGTTAATAAAGCTCTTGGAGCTTATTCCAAGATCATCGGGAAATTG cTGAAGCACATGTCATACTTCTCCATCATCATGTTCATTGTGACGGCCTGCTTTGGAGTTATCCGCCAGGCGGTCCACTTCCAGAACGAGGAGTGGTCCTGGTTCATGCTGCGCTCCGTTTTCTTCTACCCCTACTGGATGATATACGGAGAAATTTTCAAGGAGGAGATTGACA ccTGTACTGATACTGATAACTACCCCGGCGGCTGTACATACGGGTCCTGGGTATCTCCCCTGGCGATGTTTGTCTTCCTTCTCGTTATCTTCATCCTCCTGGTTAACCTACTCATCGCTAGATTCAA CGCAACGTGTATAAGGGTTATTCCGAGAGTGAGGGAGATCTGGAAATACCAGCGGTACAACGTGATTCTGAAGTACAAACTGTCGTCATTGCTGCCCCCGCCACTAGCTGTGTTCAGTTTGATCTACCAGGGCATCAAATACCTCATCTGGAAATGTCGCGGCAGGGAGGACTTTTGTGATCATGGACTGA
- the LOC128160166 gene encoding transient receptor potential cation channel subfamily M member 3-like isoform X2 yields the protein MHQKCHRYKSRRETSWIEKTFYKRECTYFIPDTDDPDRCCCGRPAHWHGDDIDEVASSNESWLPGLHTAHAPTDAFGTIEFQGTNHPTKAQYVRMSTIDTKSEAVLKLLQKQWGLDLPNLIITMHGGMANFDLSPKMKRSFRKGLVKFAKTTGAWVFTSGVKTGVTRHVSAAFGEGRSKQFKRKLVTIGVVPWGVLANKEQLVGRNITCSHHHGKTAYVQSTLDSHHAYFLLADNGTEGEYGAEVIFRRRIERHLYQQKVSKGINIPMVCVVLEGGMNTIRAVLEYVTDKPPVPVIVCAGSGRAADLISFAYQNATKDGKLPDRLKVILVDAIQDTFTCTEEQAKELCLEITVCLQRKNLITVVNLADENQELDMLILTSILKGTCSSISEQLRLALMWDRVDLAQDYILDRENGQINEPLESVMMEALINDKVDFVKLLLETGVSLHSFLTVNRLEELYNINPQCQFNPVRYFIKGLRKNLFPNYRYTLLDIGLIIDSLMGGAFKSMYSQKEFRQKYVAMRRISSSSSSTTTSRKSMMKQTSYLSDMASSNLFQYPFHDLMLWAVLMNRQQMALFMWQQGEGAMAKALVASNLYKRMAQEADADVLESGISGHLMENAQEFMKLALEFLGHCYHIDVDYTQQLLTDDLINFSNATCITLAVDVMHYDFVAHNCCQNLINDIWMGGLQTRKNSSIKVIAGILFPPFLAMLDYKSKKQLKFMPQTAEEHLEDTVEDEDSDENEENDSYDLDDDSIQQASPVKTLATSSSMPKLSDALKAGQKPPMIRSMSMHIDNQRRLSRQELKSLQKIANEKQRGCNVSVHLKKPLKLTKMTHKFYTAPITKFWFYLITYIAFLVAFSYTVLVRTLPTPAWPEIFVMAYLVSFAAEKCWELAVLVPGPLKIKLRVFASFYWNLWDAVAIVWFTIGVILRFNPSTLNASRIVYTLNIVFFYIRILGILSVNKALGAYSKIIGKLLKHMSYFSIIMFIVTACFGVIRQAVHFQNEEWSWFMLRSVFFYPYWMIYGEIFKEEIDTCTDTDNYPGGCTYGSWVSPLAMFVFLLVIFILLVNLLIARFNATCIRVIPRVREIWKYQRYNVILKYKLSSLLPPPLAVFSLIYQGIKYLIWKCRGREDFCDHGLKIYLTDEEKDKLHEFELQCLEDYVRHKENKLQTSANKRISAISERVTEISAQMDDVTVQEKSFRHTLQLADQGVSKLEEIFLKNHEIVKLMGHMVPGFDEFAQSPSRQ from the exons ATGCATCAAAAGTGTCACAGATATAAAAGCAGA agaGAAACGTCATGGATAGAGAAAACATTTTACAAGCGGGAATGCACATATTTTATTCCGGATACAGATGACCCCGACAG gTGTTGCTGTGGACGACCGGCCCATTGGCATGGCGACGACATCGATGAAGTAGCGTCCTCTAACGAGAGTTGGTTGCCAGGGTTACACACCGCGCATGCCCCGACTGATGCTTTTGGAACCATTGAGTTCCAGGGCACCAATCACCCCACGAAGGCCCAG TACGTTAGAATGTCCACAATTGACACAAAATCGGAGGCGGTTTTAAAACTTCTTCAAAAGCAGTGGGGACTGGACCTACCAAATctcatcataactatgcatGGGGGCATGGCGAATTTCGATCTGTCACCAAAAATGAAACGCTCATTCCGAAAAGGCCTGGTCAAGTTTGCCAAGACAACAGGGGCCTGGGTCTTTACTAGCGGGGTCAAAACGG GTGTGACCAGGCATGTCAGTGCCGCCTTTGGAGAGGGCCGATCCAAACAGTTCAAACGGAAGCTGGTCACTATTGGCGTGGTGCCGTGGGGCGTGTTGGCAAACAAGGAACAACTCGTCGGCAGAAAT ATCACGTGTTCACATCACCACGGAAAGACAGCTTACGTCCAGTCGACTCTCGACAGTCACCACGCTTACTTCCTGTTGGCTGATAACGGGACGGAAGGAGAATACGGGGCGGAAGTTATATTCCGTAGAAGAATCGAGCGCCATCTATATCAGCAAAAAGTTTCAAAAG GAATCAATATTCCTATGGTTTGTGTGGTGCTAGAGGGCGGAATGAACACAATCAGGGCGGTGTTAGAATACGTTACCGACAAACCACCAGTTCCTGTCATCGTCTGCGCAGGAAGTGGGCGTGCCGCAGACCTCATCTCATTTGCATACCAAAACGCAACAAAAGACGG AAAACTTCCAGACAGATTGAAGGTTATTCTAGTGGATGCTATACAAGACACGTTCACGTGTACCGAGGAGCAAGCAAAGGAGCTATGTCTGGAAATCACCGTGTGTCTACAGAGGAAAAATCTG ATAACAGTTGTAAACCTCGCAGACGAAAATCAAGAATTGGATATGTTGATTCTGACATCAAtattaaaag GGACATGCAGTAGTATATCCGAGCAGTTGCGCCTCGCTTTGATGTGGGACAGAGTTGACCTCGCGCAGGATTACATCTTGGATAGAGAAAATGGTCAAATA AACGAGCCCCTGGAGTCGGTTATGATGGAGGCCCTCATCAACGACAAAGTGGACTTCGTGAAGCTGTTACTGGAGACCGGCGTCAGCCTGCACTCGTTTCTAACGGTCAATAGACTGGAGGAACTCTACAACATCAAC CCACAGTGCCAGTTTAACCCTGTCCGATATTTTATCAAAGGATTACGAaag aacCTTTTTCCAAACTATCGGTACACTTTACTGGACATTGGACTTATAATTGACAGCTTGATGGGCGGGGCCTTCAAATCCATGTATTCTCAGAAAGAATTCCGTCAGAAATACGTTGCGATGCGAAGAATT AGTTCTAGCAGTAGTAGCACAACCACTAGCAGAAAGTCGATGATGAAGCAGACGTCTTATTTGAGTGACATGGCCAGCTCTAATTTATTCCAGTACCCTTTCCATGACCTCATGCTGTGGGCGGTGCTTATGAACCGTCAACAGATGGCGCTGTTTATGTGGCAACAAGGCGAAGGGGCAATGGCTAAG GCCCTGGTTGCTTCCAATCTGTACAAAAGAATGGCCCAGGAAGCAGACGCCGACGTGTTAGAAAGCGGCATCTCGGGACATTTAATGGAAAACGCACA AGAGTTTATGAAGCTGGCCCTTGAATTTCTGGGTCACTGCTACCATATCGATGTCGACTATACCCAGCAACTCCTCACTGATGACCTGATAAACTTTTCGAACGCGACCTGCATCACTTTGGCAGTTGACGTCATGCATTATGACTTCGTCGCTCATAACTGCTGCCAGAACCTCATCAATGATATTTGGATGGGAGGTCTGCAGACAAGGAAAAACAGCAGTATTAAA GTGATTGCAGGCATCTTGTTCCCTCCGTTTTTGGCAATGTTGGATTATAAGTCGAAAAAACAGCTCAAGTTCATGCCTCAGACAGCGGAAGAGCACCTGGAAGACACTGTGGAAGATGAAGACAGCGATGAAAATGAGGAGAACGATAGCTATGATCTGGATGATGACAGCATACAGCAG GCTTCACCAGTGAAAACTCTGGCAACATCCAGCTCTATGCCCAAACTGAGCGATGCACTGAAAGCTGGACAGAAACCGCCCATGATCCGATCAATG AGCATGCACATTGACAACCAGAGAAGGCTCAGTCGCCAGGAACTAAAGTCACTACAGAAGATCGCCAACGAGAAACAACGGGGTTGTAACGTTTCGGTCCACCTTAAAAAGCCTCTCAAACTCACCAAAATGACTCACAAATTCTACACCGCTCCCATTACTAAATTCTGGTTTTACTTG ATAACGTATATCGCTTTCTTGGTGGCGTTTAGCTATACCGTTCTCGTTAGAACGTTGCCGACACCTGCATGGCCCGAGATCTTTGTGATGGCCTACCTTGTCTCTTTTGCGGCCGAGAAATGTTGGGAG TTGGCAGTATTAGTCCCCGGTCCACTGAAGATAAAACTGCGAGTGTTCGCCAGTTTTTACTGGAACCTGTGGGACGCGGTAGCCATCGTTTGGTTTACCATCGGGGTCATCTTAAGGTTCAACCCCTCCACCCTGAACGCTTCACGGATTGTGTATACGTTGAACATTGTGTTCTTCTACATAAGGATCCTGGGAATTTTGTCCGTTAATAAAGCTCTTGGAGCTTATTCCAAGATCATCGGGAAATTG cTGAAGCACATGTCATACTTCTCCATCATCATGTTCATTGTGACGGCCTGCTTTGGAGTTATCCGCCAGGCGGTCCACTTCCAGAACGAGGAGTGGTCCTGGTTCATGCTGCGCTCCGTTTTCTTCTACCCCTACTGGATGATATACGGAGAAATTTTCAAGGAGGAGATTGACA ccTGTACTGATACTGATAACTACCCCGGCGGCTGTACATACGGGTCCTGGGTATCTCCCCTGGCGATGTTTGTCTTCCTTCTCGTTATCTTCATCCTCCTGGTTAACCTACTCATCGCTAGATTCAA CGCAACGTGTATAAGGGTTATTCCGAGAGTGAGGGAGATCTGGAAATACCAGCGGTACAACGTGATTCTGAAGTACAAACTGTCGTCATTGCTGCCCCCGCCACTAGCTGTGTTCAGTTTGATCTACCAGGGCATCAAATACCTCATCTGGAAATGTCGCGGCAGGGAGGACTTTTGTGATCATGGACTGA
- the LOC128160166 gene encoding transient receptor potential cation channel subfamily M member 3-like isoform X3: MSLPVITLHRETSWIEKTFYKRECTYFIPDTDDPDRCCCGRPAHWHGDDIDEVASSNESWLPGLHTAHAPTDAFGTIEFQGTNHPTKAQYVRMSTIDTKSEAVLKLLQKQWGLDLPNLIITMHGGMANFDLSPKMKRSFRKGLVKFAKTTGAWVFTSGVKTGVTRHVSAAFGEGRSKQFKRKLVTIGVVPWGVLANKEQLVGRNITCSHHHGKTAYVQSTLDSHHAYFLLADNGTEGEYGAEVIFRRRIERHLYQQKVSKGINIPMVCVVLEGGMNTIRAVLEYVTDKPPVPVIVCAGSGRAADLISFAYQNATKDGKLPDRLKVILVDAIQDTFTCTEEQAKELCLEITVCLQRKNLITVVNLADENQELDMLILTSILKGTCSSISEQLRLALMWDRVDLAQDYILDRENGQINEPLESVMMEALINDKVDFVKLLLETGVSLHSFLTVNRLEELYNINPQCQFNPVRYFIKGLRKNLFPNYRYTLLDIGLIIDSLMGGAFKSMYSQKEFRQKYVAMRRISSSSSSTTTSRKSMMKQTSYLSDMASSNLFQYPFHDLMLWAVLMNRQQMALFMWQQGEGAMAKALVASNLYKRMAQEADADVLESGISGHLMENAQEFMKLALEFLGHCYHIDVDYTQQLLTDDLINFSNATCITLAVDVMHYDFVAHNCCQNLINDIWMGGLQTRKNSSIKVIAGILFPPFLAMLDYKSKKQLKFMPQTAEEHLEDTVEDEDSDENEENDSYDLDDDSIQQASPVKTLATSSSMPKLSDALKAGQKPPMIRSMSMHIDNQRRLSRQELKSLQKIANEKQRGCNVSVHLKKPLKLTKMTHKFYTAPITKFWFYLITYIAFLVAFSYTVLVRTLPTPAWPEIFVMAYLVSFAAEKCWELAVLVPGPLKIKLRVFASFYWNLWDAVAIVWFTIGVILRFNPSTLNASRIVYTLNIVFFYIRILGILSVNKALGAYSKIIGKLLKHMSYFSIIMFIVTACFGVIRQAVHFQNEEWSWFMLRSVFFYPYWMIYGEIFKEEIDTCTDTDNYPGGCTYGSWVSPLAMFVFLLVIFILLVNLLIARFNATCIRVIPRVREIWKYQRYNVILKYKLSSLLPPPLAVFSLIYQGIKYLIWKCRGREDFCDHGLKIYLTDEEKDKLHEFELQCLEDYVRHKENKLQTSANKRISAISERVTEISAQMDDVTVQEKSFRHTLQLADQGVSKLEEIFLKNHEIVKLMGHMVPGFDEFAQSPSRQ, translated from the exons A tgtctttgcctgtgataacactacat agaGAAACGTCATGGATAGAGAAAACATTTTACAAGCGGGAATGCACATATTTTATTCCGGATACAGATGACCCCGACAG gTGTTGCTGTGGACGACCGGCCCATTGGCATGGCGACGACATCGATGAAGTAGCGTCCTCTAACGAGAGTTGGTTGCCAGGGTTACACACCGCGCATGCCCCGACTGATGCTTTTGGAACCATTGAGTTCCAGGGCACCAATCACCCCACGAAGGCCCAG TACGTTAGAATGTCCACAATTGACACAAAATCGGAGGCGGTTTTAAAACTTCTTCAAAAGCAGTGGGGACTGGACCTACCAAATctcatcataactatgcatGGGGGCATGGCGAATTTCGATCTGTCACCAAAAATGAAACGCTCATTCCGAAAAGGCCTGGTCAAGTTTGCCAAGACAACAGGGGCCTGGGTCTTTACTAGCGGGGTCAAAACGG GTGTGACCAGGCATGTCAGTGCCGCCTTTGGAGAGGGCCGATCCAAACAGTTCAAACGGAAGCTGGTCACTATTGGCGTGGTGCCGTGGGGCGTGTTGGCAAACAAGGAACAACTCGTCGGCAGAAAT ATCACGTGTTCACATCACCACGGAAAGACAGCTTACGTCCAGTCGACTCTCGACAGTCACCACGCTTACTTCCTGTTGGCTGATAACGGGACGGAAGGAGAATACGGGGCGGAAGTTATATTCCGTAGAAGAATCGAGCGCCATCTATATCAGCAAAAAGTTTCAAAAG GAATCAATATTCCTATGGTTTGTGTGGTGCTAGAGGGCGGAATGAACACAATCAGGGCGGTGTTAGAATACGTTACCGACAAACCACCAGTTCCTGTCATCGTCTGCGCAGGAAGTGGGCGTGCCGCAGACCTCATCTCATTTGCATACCAAAACGCAACAAAAGACGG AAAACTTCCAGACAGATTGAAGGTTATTCTAGTGGATGCTATACAAGACACGTTCACGTGTACCGAGGAGCAAGCAAAGGAGCTATGTCTGGAAATCACCGTGTGTCTACAGAGGAAAAATCTG ATAACAGTTGTAAACCTCGCAGACGAAAATCAAGAATTGGATATGTTGATTCTGACATCAAtattaaaag GGACATGCAGTAGTATATCCGAGCAGTTGCGCCTCGCTTTGATGTGGGACAGAGTTGACCTCGCGCAGGATTACATCTTGGATAGAGAAAATGGTCAAATA AACGAGCCCCTGGAGTCGGTTATGATGGAGGCCCTCATCAACGACAAAGTGGACTTCGTGAAGCTGTTACTGGAGACCGGCGTCAGCCTGCACTCGTTTCTAACGGTCAATAGACTGGAGGAACTCTACAACATCAAC CCACAGTGCCAGTTTAACCCTGTCCGATATTTTATCAAAGGATTACGAaag aacCTTTTTCCAAACTATCGGTACACTTTACTGGACATTGGACTTATAATTGACAGCTTGATGGGCGGGGCCTTCAAATCCATGTATTCTCAGAAAGAATTCCGTCAGAAATACGTTGCGATGCGAAGAATT AGTTCTAGCAGTAGTAGCACAACCACTAGCAGAAAGTCGATGATGAAGCAGACGTCTTATTTGAGTGACATGGCCAGCTCTAATTTATTCCAGTACCCTTTCCATGACCTCATGCTGTGGGCGGTGCTTATGAACCGTCAACAGATGGCGCTGTTTATGTGGCAACAAGGCGAAGGGGCAATGGCTAAG GCCCTGGTTGCTTCCAATCTGTACAAAAGAATGGCCCAGGAAGCAGACGCCGACGTGTTAGAAAGCGGCATCTCGGGACATTTAATGGAAAACGCACA AGAGTTTATGAAGCTGGCCCTTGAATTTCTGGGTCACTGCTACCATATCGATGTCGACTATACCCAGCAACTCCTCACTGATGACCTGATAAACTTTTCGAACGCGACCTGCATCACTTTGGCAGTTGACGTCATGCATTATGACTTCGTCGCTCATAACTGCTGCCAGAACCTCATCAATGATATTTGGATGGGAGGTCTGCAGACAAGGAAAAACAGCAGTATTAAA GTGATTGCAGGCATCTTGTTCCCTCCGTTTTTGGCAATGTTGGATTATAAGTCGAAAAAACAGCTCAAGTTCATGCCTCAGACAGCGGAAGAGCACCTGGAAGACACTGTGGAAGATGAAGACAGCGATGAAAATGAGGAGAACGATAGCTATGATCTGGATGATGACAGCATACAGCAG GCTTCACCAGTGAAAACTCTGGCAACATCCAGCTCTATGCCCAAACTGAGCGATGCACTGAAAGCTGGACAGAAACCGCCCATGATCCGATCAATG AGCATGCACATTGACAACCAGAGAAGGCTCAGTCGCCAGGAACTAAAGTCACTACAGAAGATCGCCAACGAGAAACAACGGGGTTGTAACGTTTCGGTCCACCTTAAAAAGCCTCTCAAACTCACCAAAATGACTCACAAATTCTACACCGCTCCCATTACTAAATTCTGGTTTTACTTG ATAACGTATATCGCTTTCTTGGTGGCGTTTAGCTATACCGTTCTCGTTAGAACGTTGCCGACACCTGCATGGCCCGAGATCTTTGTGATGGCCTACCTTGTCTCTTTTGCGGCCGAGAAATGTTGGGAG TTGGCAGTATTAGTCCCCGGTCCACTGAAGATAAAACTGCGAGTGTTCGCCAGTTTTTACTGGAACCTGTGGGACGCGGTAGCCATCGTTTGGTTTACCATCGGGGTCATCTTAAGGTTCAACCCCTCCACCCTGAACGCTTCACGGATTGTGTATACGTTGAACATTGTGTTCTTCTACATAAGGATCCTGGGAATTTTGTCCGTTAATAAAGCTCTTGGAGCTTATTCCAAGATCATCGGGAAATTG cTGAAGCACATGTCATACTTCTCCATCATCATGTTCATTGTGACGGCCTGCTTTGGAGTTATCCGCCAGGCGGTCCACTTCCAGAACGAGGAGTGGTCCTGGTTCATGCTGCGCTCCGTTTTCTTCTACCCCTACTGGATGATATACGGAGAAATTTTCAAGGAGGAGATTGACA ccTGTACTGATACTGATAACTACCCCGGCGGCTGTACATACGGGTCCTGGGTATCTCCCCTGGCGATGTTTGTCTTCCTTCTCGTTATCTTCATCCTCCTGGTTAACCTACTCATCGCTAGATTCAA CGCAACGTGTATAAGGGTTATTCCGAGAGTGAGGGAGATCTGGAAATACCAGCGGTACAACGTGATTCTGAAGTACAAACTGTCGTCATTGCTGCCCCCGCCACTAGCTGTGTTCAGTTTGATCTACCAGGGCATCAAATACCTCATCTGGAAATGTCGCGGCAGGGAGGACTTTTGTGATCATGGACTGA